The following DNA comes from Mucisphaera calidilacus.
AAGGCGATGGCCTCGTCGTAGACCTGGCCGTTGCCAGTGTTGATCTGATCGATAGCGCCCCCGTCGTCGCCACCGACATTCGGGCCAGTTGAGTTGATGCCCGCGCCATTGTTGCCGCCACCACCATTGTTGGTCAGATCGACCGTGCCCCCGACGTTCAGCGCATTGCCGAGGGCTTCGACGACGACCTTCACACTCGGGTCGGGGGTCAACGTGACGGACGGCTGGCCGTCACCCGTAACGAGGCCCGCATACTCGCTGCCCGAAATCAGGCTGACCTCCATCGTCGCGCCAAGCGACGCCGAAGCCGCAAAACACCCAACCAGAGCACACTGCGTTAAACGAATCATCTCATTCCTCCTTACAAAGAAAACCAGAATGGCCAAAGTGAATCCATGACATGAAAAAACCAGATACACAAGGGCACACAGCCCTGAAACCACAAACTAAACCGAACCACGCGGGGCACCGATGCTCCCACGCTCACGCAACACAGGCTGCAACTGCACCGACCGATACGTCGGCTGATCGCCCTCGATCAACTGCTGCAGCAGAAACACCGACCGCCGTCCGATCGCTTCCGTCGGGCGATCCAGCATCGTGATCCCCTGATCCATCAGACCAAGACCCTCCATGTCGCCGCCCATCCCCACGATCGACAAGTCCTCCGGCACACGGATCCCCCTGCGACGAGCCGCCAGCAACGCACCCGCCGCACGGTTCGGCGTCACCGCCACCAACGCCGTCAACTCCGGATAACGCTCCAGAATCACCTCCGCCGTCCGAATCCCGTCCTCAAACGGGTTCTCGCCATCCAGCGTCGCGGCATTGCCCTCGACCACCGGCACGTCGCTCAGCTTCCGACCAATCTCCGCCAGCGCCGACCCCATCCCCAGTCGAAGCTCGCCACTCGTCCGTGCGTCCGTGTTGTTGTCCAGGACCCCGATCTGGCGATGACCCGCGTCCGTCAGCAACGCGATCGCCTGACGACCCATCTCAAACTCGTCCGTCACCACCGCCGGGGCGCTGTTGCTCTCGTCCACCGTGATCAGCGACTGCACACAGGGCAAACCACGCTCACGCAACGTCTGAATCGCCTCCGCGTAGCGCTTGAAAGGCGGCGGCACGATGATCACACCCGAAACAAACGCACGGTCCAGACGCGACAGAATGTTCATCTGCTCGTCGAAATTCGCCTCCGCGGCCTCGATCACCAGACGGTAATGCGTCCCCGATAAACCATCGTGAACGCCCTTCATTAAACGCGTCACGTAATGCGAGCAGACCATCGGCAGCAGCAGGGCAATATCGTGCACTTTGAAGTCCGGTTTCGAGACGAAAACACCGCGGCGGGCATCCACACGCAGGTAACCGTCCGCCGTCAGGTCGTTGATCGCCTGGCGAACCACCGCCATGCTCACCGACATCTCCTCGCTCAACTGACGCATGCTCGGCAACTGCTCGCCGTGACCGATCAACTCTCCCTCGATGTGCTCCCGGAGCACATCATGCACCTGTCGCGCAAGCGAAACAGGCTTATTCGGATCAATCACGGCGTGAAAACGAGCCTTAGACATCCACCTAACTATAACAGATCAACTGTGCGCAGCAATACTTTTCACCACAATCAGCCCACGCCGCGCACAGATCGACCCCCAACCGCTATTCTGAGAGCACAGAATCCCGTGTGACTGAATCAGACACCATAAATTACCCAGCTTAAACACACCATCACCCCTGGCAGACTCGAAATGAACAAAGATCATCCGAACATCCTCTACATCTTTGCCGACGACTGGGGCTATGGCGACATCTCCTGCCTCAACCCCGACTCCAAAATCCACACCCCCTGCACCGACAAGCTCGCCGAGCAGGGCATGACCTTCACCGACGCCCACAGCAGCTCGGCCGTCTGCACGCCCAGCCGGTACAGCGTCCTCACCGGAAGATACTGCTGGCGCGGACCCCTCAAGTCCAGCGTCCTCGGCGGATGGGACGAACTGCTCATCGAGGACGACCGAATGACCGTCGCCTCGCTCCTCCGCGACAAGGGCTACCGGACCGCCTGCATCGGCAAGTGGCACCTCGGACTCGGATGGCACCACAACACACAGCCCCCCACAAGACACAACGGCTTCTACGAGTGGAACGACGATCGCATCGACGTCGACTTCACCAAAACACTCACCAAGGGACCCCACACCGTCGGTTTCGACGTCTCCTTCATCATCCCCGCATCACTCGACATCGTCCCCTACTGCTTCATCGAGAACGGACACGTCCACGACCTGCCCATGCGACACGTCGAAGACTCGCCCCGACCCGCCGAGTACCGAGGCGGACCCTGCGCACGCGGACTCCAGCACGAGACCGTCCTCCTCGAGTTCACCAACCGCGCCGAACAGTTCATCGCCGACCACGCACGCGAGTCCCCCGACAAGCCCTTCTTCCTCTACCTCCCGCTCCCCTCGCCGCACACCCCCCACGTCCCCCGCGAACCCTTCCAGGGCACCAGCGAATGCGGCGCCTACGGCGACTACGTCGTCGAGCACGACTGGTCCATCGGACGCGTCCTCGAAACACTCGAACGATCCGGACTCGCCGACGACACACTCGTCATCGTCACCTCCGACAACGGTGCCCACATCCGCGGACAGGGCATGAAGGCCGACATGCCCTTCGACTTCGAGCAGCAGTACGGACATCGCTCCAACCACATCTACCGCGGACAGAAAACCGACGCGTGGGACGGCGGGCACCGAATCCCCTACATCGCTCGATGGCCAGGCGTCATCGAACCCGGATCCACCTGCGACCACCCCATCTGCCTCACCGACCTCCTCGCCACCGTCGCCGAACTCCACGGCGAAGACCTGCCCGACGACGCCGGCGAAGACAGCCTCTCCACGCTCCCGCTCATGCACCAGCAACAACCCGGCAGCGGACGACAGGCCATCGTGCACCACAGCGGAGGCGGCGAATTCGCCATCCGGCAAGGCAACTGGAAACTCATCGACTGCCCCGGCTCAGGCGGGTGGTCCATGCCCCCCGGCAAGGTCCCCGACGACGCGCCACCACGACAACTCTACAACCTCGACAACGACATCGAAGAACAACACAACCTCATCGGACAACACCCCGACGTCGAACAACGACTCCTCACGCTCCTCGATCAGTACAAGACCAACAACCGGAGCGTCGACCGCTGACCACAACACCACCCCGAGGCCCGCGCATCAGCCAGACCCCGCCCACAGAATCCCGCATCGATCTCTAGCGATGCCGACGGCTCACGCGTACGACGACCCACCCTCTTCGCCACGCTCCGCACGGGCCTTCTTCCGCTCACGCCCGAGCTGCTTGATCACGCCGCTCTTCCGCAGCGCCGCCAACGGGTCCTTCTCCAGTTTCTGACCCTTCCGCCACGCCTCCAGCGCAGGCGATACGTCGGTATCAAACGCCGACTTGAGCAGCACCTCCGCGCCCGTGATGTCCCCCTTCGCCTGCGCCCTGGCCAACGCCTCGCGGTCCACAATCTGCGCCTTCACAAAAAGCTTCTGCGCCTCGCACACCGTCTGCACCATCGCCTCGAGCTTCGGCTTGAGGTTGTGCGACTGGTCCACCATGTAATCCACAGGCGTCGAGCCCGGCGCCTTCTTCGCTTCGAACTCAAACTGCGCAATCTCGTTGAAGATCCGGAACACCGCATAAGGATCGATGCTCCCCAGCGTCAGGTCGTCGTCCGCGTACTTGCGATCGTTGAAGTGGAACCCGCCCAGACGGCCCTCGTTCAGCAGCAACGCCACGATCTGCTCGATGTTGCAGCCCGGCAGGTGATGCCCCGTGTCCACCAGAACCTTCGCCTGCGGACCCGCGTGCTGACACAGCAGCAGCGACGCACCCCAGTCCGGAATGTCCGTGTGATAGAACGCCGGCTCGAACGGCTTGTACTCGATCAGCAGCTTCGCCCCACG
Coding sequences within:
- a CDS encoding sulfatase family protein, which produces MNKDHPNILYIFADDWGYGDISCLNPDSKIHTPCTDKLAEQGMTFTDAHSSSAVCTPSRYSVLTGRYCWRGPLKSSVLGGWDELLIEDDRMTVASLLRDKGYRTACIGKWHLGLGWHHNTQPPTRHNGFYEWNDDRIDVDFTKTLTKGPHTVGFDVSFIIPASLDIVPYCFIENGHVHDLPMRHVEDSPRPAEYRGGPCARGLQHETVLLEFTNRAEQFIADHARESPDKPFFLYLPLPSPHTPHVPREPFQGTSECGAYGDYVVEHDWSIGRVLETLERSGLADDTLVIVTSDNGAHIRGQGMKADMPFDFEQQYGHRSNHIYRGQKTDAWDGGHRIPYIARWPGVIEPGSTCDHPICLTDLLATVAELHGEDLPDDAGEDSLSTLPLMHQQQPGSGRQAIVHHSGGGEFAIRQGNWKLIDCPGSGGWSMPPGKVPDDAPPRQLYNLDNDIEEQHNLIGQHPDVEQRLLTLLDQYKTNNRSVDR
- a CDS encoding GntR family transcriptional regulator, whose product is MSKARFHAVIDPNKPVSLARQVHDVLREHIEGELIGHGEQLPSMRQLSEEMSVSMAVVRQAINDLTADGYLRVDARRGVFVSKPDFKVHDIALLLPMVCSHYVTRLMKGVHDGLSGTHYRLVIEAAEANFDEQMNILSRLDRAFVSGVIIVPPPFKRYAEAIQTLRERGLPCVQSLITVDESNSAPAVVTDEFEMGRQAIALLTDAGHRQIGVLDNNTDARTSGELRLGMGSALAEIGRKLSDVPVVEGNAATLDGENPFEDGIRTAEVILERYPELTALVAVTPNRAAGALLAARRRGIRVPEDLSIVGMGGDMEGLGLMDQGITMLDRPTEAIGRRSVFLLQQLIEGDQPTYRSVQLQPVLRERGSIGAPRGSV
- a CDS encoding TIM barrel protein encodes the protein MNRKQKAKAIEALDRFRIELPSWGFANTGTRFGKFMQDAAASTLEEKLHDAGLVNALTGACPTVAVHVLWDFDDPTDPASAKTTRRLARKHGVKIGSINPNVFQDQAYKLGSFCSPDASARQSAMDHTLDSVALGAAVGSKSISMWLADGTNYPGQDNIRRRFNDLKDAMKQLHLKMGRSWRGAKLLIEYKPFEPAFYHTDIPDWGASLLLCQHAGPQAKVLVDTGHHLPGCNIEQIVALLLNEGRLGGFHFNDRKYADDDLTLGSIDPYAVFRIFNEIAQFEFEAKKAPGSTPVDYMVDQSHNLKPKLEAMVQTVCEAQKLFVKAQIVDREALARAQAKGDITGAEVLLKSAFDTDVSPALEAWRKGQKLEKDPLAALRKSGVIKQLGRERKKARAERGEEGGSSYA